In Apis mellifera strain DH4 linkage group LG3, Amel_HAv3.1, whole genome shotgun sequence, one DNA window encodes the following:
- the LOC726283 gene encoding neuronal calcium sensor 2 yields the protein MGCFGSKDKLSKEDMDFLKSHTRYDEATIKEWYKGFKQDCPNGRLTPAKFVDMYKMFFPSGNAEEFCDHVFRTFDMDKNGYIDFKEFLLAIDVTSSGTPEEKLKWAFRMYDVDGNGVIDIQEMTKIVQAIYDMLGACSSNRPADSAEERAKNIFARMDENNDGQLTEEEFLKGCLQDEELSKMLAP from the exons ATGGGCTGTTTCGGGAGCAAAGATAAGCTGAGCAAAGAGGATATGGATTTTCTGAAATCGCACACGAGATACGACGAGGCGACTATAAAGGAATGGTACAAAGGATTTAAA CAAGATTGCCCGAACGGCAGACTAACGCCGGCAAAATTTGTCGACATGTATAAAATGTTCTTCCCGTCGGGCAACGCGGAGGAATTTTGCGATCACGTTTTCCGCACATTCGACATGGACAAGAATGGCTACATCGATTTCAAG GAATTTTTGTTGGCTATCGATGTAACGTCTAGCGGGACGCCAGAGGAAAAACTGAAATGGGCTTTCCGTATGTACGATGTCGATGGAAACGGTGTCATTGACATTCAAGAAATGACCAAGATCGTTCAG GCAATATACGACATGCTCGGTGCATGCTCGAGCAACAGACCGGCAGATAGCGCGGAAGAAAGAGCGAAGAACATCTTCGCGAGAATGGACGAAAATAATGACGGTCAACTTACCGAGGAGGAATTTTTGAAAGGTTGCCTTCAAGACGAGGAACTTTCAAAAATGCTGGCCCCTtaa